In Lentilitoribacter sp. Alg239-R112, the following proteins share a genomic window:
- a CDS encoding outer membrane beta-barrel protein, with amino-acid sequence MRIHSKQIPATSMVIVSFLITSMTANAADLYLKEPDPVPVFEEPVDHLGFDWNRFYGGLNAGYIQGDLTMSTDFDAPNFNTSHSMNSAILGLTLGKNFRGENSDLLLGIEGDIGLMDFNVSETFDVAAGAALDDGASYRTKMDAFATLRGRLGFITGEEERNLLYITAGLSAARASASASGQTGDPFVTDSGWLTGYTIGGGIESAMNEKISLKLEYLYSDLTKDLNVTIPTPGAGGTGNVNFDFRSSHVVRVGLNVHF; translated from the coding sequence ATGCGCATTCATTCAAAACAAATTCCGGCAACTAGCATGGTTATAGTTAGTTTTCTAATAACCTCCATGACTGCAAATGCTGCAGACCTTTATTTAAAAGAGCCGGATCCCGTTCCTGTATTTGAGGAGCCAGTTGATCATCTTGGGTTTGACTGGAATCGATTCTATGGAGGATTAAATGCTGGATATATCCAAGGCGATCTTACCATGTCTACCGATTTTGATGCCCCCAATTTTAATACCTCACATTCAATGAATAGCGCAATCTTAGGCCTGACTCTTGGTAAAAACTTCAGGGGTGAGAACAGTGATCTGCTGTTGGGTATTGAGGGCGATATTGGGTTAATGGATTTCAACGTATCTGAAACATTTGATGTCGCTGCGGGCGCGGCATTAGATGATGGGGCAAGCTATCGTACAAAAATGGATGCGTTTGCAACATTGCGCGGTAGACTGGGTTTTATTACTGGGGAAGAAGAACGTAACTTATTATATATAACAGCTGGCTTATCCGCGGCTCGGGCTAGTGCATCTGCCAGTGGTCAAACAGGAGACCCATTTGTTACGGATTCAGGTTGGCTGACTGGTTATACCATTGGAGGTGGAATTGAATCTGCGATGAATGAAAAGATCAGTCTTAAATTGGAATATCTTTATTCAGACCTTACAAAGGATTTGAATGTAACGATACCTACACCAGGTGCTGGCGGTACAGGTAATGTGAACTTTGATTTCAGATCCAGCCATGTGGTCAGAGTTGGTCTGAATGTGCATTTTTAG
- a CDS encoding type I secretion C-terminal target domain-containing protein — protein sequence MTTYDIGMPGSPYQELGDIVWNDLEPGDIVNVHGRSESYNERLLLDVQGTEDQPITIQGVPGPNGEIPVLDSDGATTDVQFSNFNLEYRQELGGSIYIGPANSYPSPEDVPQFIIISGFEITGAGQGNSFTDTAGVEHSYGGSAGVYIKGGDDITIQDNFIHHNGMGVFSNSNHEYEITENLVIDGNTFEDNGLSGSYLRHHVYSEGVNTTVNGNTFGDKIDGDQGSLLKMRDVGVTITNNDFGSSPGHIIDLGDVQSDAMVAAGLNVTDEFHNDNVISGNTIDATTGNIYLGGDSLGKEGPIHSETYRKSVDFTDNTITFETDRSDVWRLGVLRAPSSDQTFNFSGNEIVFDSETDGELPSNFSLLADRGNLNVTGPNTVAGPVELWADNSSQDGEITGIELIDFDGVIADPDPVDPDPDPVDPDPDPVDPDPVDPVDPTILGSDGEDSLFGKNEDDTMRGFAGDDTIYGSQGNDVIFGNQGADFLSGDGGNDSLFGGLGDDYLDGSYGNDLVAGGDGDDRVSGGHGDDVLLGGSGKDKLLGGNNDDILFGGAGDDHLEGGSGNDVVIGGAGENQLFGGEGADTFVFNFETAFDAKDGIWDFNQSQGDRVNLTDLLQNFNSSTDNIEDFVSLAQSGWKHAVLSVDVDGGGDNFQEVVTIGYGKGLNISDILDYSDLSNELAHEQALADLATNFQDDFII from the coding sequence ATGACTACTTATGACATTGGAATGCCAGGGTCTCCTTATCAGGAATTAGGTGACATTGTGTGGAATGATCTGGAGCCAGGTGATATTGTAAATGTGCACGGACGTTCAGAATCCTATAACGAAAGACTACTTCTGGACGTTCAGGGTACAGAAGATCAGCCAATCACCATTCAAGGTGTGCCTGGTCCCAATGGTGAAATACCAGTATTGGATTCTGATGGTGCGACAACAGATGTGCAGTTTTCAAATTTCAATCTGGAATACCGCCAGGAACTGGGTGGAAGTATTTATATTGGCCCTGCAAATTCTTACCCCTCACCGGAAGACGTTCCGCAGTTTATAATCATTAGTGGGTTTGAGATCACTGGTGCAGGACAAGGTAATTCCTTTACAGATACGGCAGGAGTAGAGCACTCATATGGTGGCTCCGCGGGGGTCTATATCAAGGGTGGCGATGACATCACTATTCAGGATAACTTTATCCACCACAATGGTATGGGTGTTTTTTCCAATTCAAACCATGAATATGAGATTACCGAAAATCTTGTTATTGATGGGAATACATTTGAAGACAACGGGCTAAGCGGATCATATCTACGACACCATGTTTATTCCGAGGGTGTGAATACCACAGTCAATGGAAACACATTTGGTGACAAGATTGACGGTGACCAAGGTAGCCTTCTTAAAATGCGTGATGTTGGCGTTACAATAACTAACAATGACTTCGGCTCATCTCCGGGCCATATTATTGATTTGGGTGATGTGCAGTCTGATGCAATGGTTGCTGCAGGCTTGAATGTGACGGATGAATTCCACAACGATAATGTGATTTCTGGCAATACGATTGATGCCACAACTGGCAATATTTATCTGGGTGGAGATAGCCTGGGTAAAGAGGGACCAATCCATAGTGAAACGTATCGAAAATCAGTAGACTTTACAGACAACACCATCACATTTGAAACTGATCGTAGTGATGTTTGGCGTCTGGGTGTTCTGCGTGCACCAAGTAGCGATCAGACATTTAATTTTTCTGGCAACGAGATTGTATTTGATTCAGAAACTGATGGCGAACTTCCTTCTAATTTCTCATTACTTGCTGATAGAGGTAATCTGAATGTGACTGGCCCCAACACTGTGGCAGGTCCTGTTGAATTGTGGGCTGATAACTCTTCTCAGGATGGTGAAATTACCGGTATTGAATTGATCGACTTTGACGGCGTGATTGCTGATCCGGATCCCGTTGACCCTGACCCAGATCCCGTTGATCCAGATCCAGACCCTGTTGATCCAGACCCAGTGGACCCCGTTGACCCTACTATTCTTGGTAGCGATGGTGAGGATAGTCTATTCGGCAAAAATGAAGATGACACGATGCGTGGTTTTGCGGGCGATGATACAATTTATGGCAGTCAAGGCAATGACGTGATATTTGGTAACCAAGGTGCTGATTTCCTCAGCGGCGATGGCGGCAATGATAGCTTGTTTGGCGGTTTGGGCGATGACTATCTTGATGGCAGCTATGGCAATGACCTCGTGGCTGGAGGCGATGGTGACGACAGAGTAAGCGGCGGACATGGTGATGATGTTCTTCTTGGTGGTTCCGGTAAAGACAAGCTGCTGGGTGGCAACAATGACGACATCCTATTCGGTGGTGCTGGCGATGATCATCTGGAAGGTGGTTCCGGTAATGATGTTGTCATTGGTGGTGCGGGAGAAAATCAGCTTTTCGGGGGAGAAGGCGCCGACACATTTGTGTTTAACTTCGAAACTGCATTTGATGCGAAGGATGGGATCTGGGACTTTAATCAAAGTCAGGGAGACCGTGTAAACCTCACTGATCTTCTGCAGAATTTTAATTCCTCAACCGATAACATTGAAGACTTTGTTTCCCTCGCTCAATCGGGTTGGAAACATGCTGTTCTATCTGTTGATGTTGATGGGGGTGGAGACAATTTCCAAGAAGTTGTCACTATTGGTTATGGAAAAGGTCTCAATATCTCAGACATATTGGATTATTCTGACTTGAGCAATGAATTAGCCCATGAACAAGCTCTGGCCGATCTAGCAACTAATTTCCAGGATGATTTCATAATCTGA
- a CDS encoding invasion associated locus B family protein yields the protein MTCSNQAAADKLSCSMSQSIFRDKPRQRILGINIFRDKLGSVTMRIQLPHGLNLVKGIDLSIDDSKVVNHPIGTTDANGAYATVAILPNMIVGMKAGNKLTVAVHDLVQNKIKIEVNLKGFSKSFDLMK from the coding sequence GTGACTTGCTCCAATCAGGCTGCCGCAGACAAACTATCCTGTTCGATGAGCCAGTCGATTTTTCGAGATAAACCAAGACAGCGTATCTTGGGTATAAATATTTTTCGTGACAAACTGGGATCTGTGACAATGCGTATACAGCTGCCGCATGGTCTGAATTTGGTTAAAGGAATTGATTTATCGATAGATGATAGCAAGGTTGTCAATCATCCTATTGGGACAACAGATGCAAATGGCGCCTATGCTACGGTTGCCATATTACCGAATATGATTGTGGGAATGAAGGCAGGAAATAAACTCACCGTGGCTGTTCATGATTTAGTTCAAAATAAAATCAAGATAGAAGTAAATCTAAAAGGTTTTTCCAAATCTTTTGATCTCATGAAGTAA
- a CDS encoding helix-turn-helix transcriptional regulator, giving the protein MGDGFNHNRALAAFSHATDSTGLFLAEIWPFLGRQSELGSSNVPRDAISAMMAFGTPETNSMMKSLPFIPTGVPVLRRAFISDHEYYASSMYKQTSEPWGLHSDGVSIFKKGLVHAIACGFMRHPNQGGLDSDILSRIAFLNKHYIRAMGLQNRLSKLEEVLIHSNSALDLVDFGVILYGPNKTPNYMNQAAKRIFSDNDGLTLHGGRLVINDRNANRQFNDMIEALQEDNLPIELQSGGLVRAKRASLKRSYSIMLVPLSTRQSVAGKNTTLAALIFDPNIKRTTAIKLFATSYGFTKAEARLALELAQGTTIEEYASKNKISKNTVRTQIRSLLLKTKTNRQGELVSLLLRVIAGINLE; this is encoded by the coding sequence GTGGGAGATGGATTTAATCACAATCGAGCTCTCGCAGCCTTCAGTCATGCGACGGATTCCACTGGTCTATTTCTCGCCGAGATATGGCCATTTCTCGGGCGTCAAAGCGAGCTAGGCTCCAGCAATGTTCCAAGAGACGCGATTTCTGCAATGATGGCTTTCGGCACTCCTGAAACAAATTCCATGATGAAAAGTTTACCTTTCATTCCAACTGGAGTACCTGTTTTGAGGCGTGCATTTATATCTGATCATGAATACTATGCAAGTTCTATGTACAAACAAACAAGTGAACCTTGGGGGCTTCATTCAGATGGAGTGAGTATCTTTAAAAAGGGGCTGGTGCATGCGATTGCATGTGGCTTCATGAGGCATCCAAACCAGGGCGGCCTAGATTCCGATATTCTTTCAAGGATTGCATTCTTGAACAAGCATTACATTAGGGCGATGGGGCTTCAAAATCGATTAAGCAAACTTGAAGAAGTATTAATTCACTCCAATTCAGCACTTGACCTCGTTGATTTCGGGGTAATTCTGTACGGGCCAAACAAAACACCAAACTATATGAACCAAGCCGCAAAAAGAATATTTTCTGACAATGACGGTCTTACCCTGCACGGTGGCCGATTAGTAATTAATGACCGAAATGCAAACAGACAATTCAACGACATGATTGAAGCACTGCAGGAAGACAATTTACCTATTGAGTTGCAATCAGGTGGCTTAGTAAGAGCCAAACGGGCATCGCTGAAACGTAGCTACAGTATTATGCTTGTTCCGTTAAGCACGAGGCAAAGTGTAGCAGGAAAAAATACTACATTGGCAGCCTTGATTTTCGACCCGAATATAAAACGCACAACAGCGATTAAACTTTTTGCAACGTCGTATGGGTTTACCAAGGCTGAAGCTAGGCTGGCTTTGGAGCTGGCACAGGGCACGACCATCGAAGAATATGCATCAAAAAATAAGATCAGTAAAAACACGGTTCGAACTCAGATAAGATCGTTATTGCTTAAGACCAAAACAAATCGACAAGGAGAACTTGTAAGTTTATTGCTTCGTGTAATCGCTGGTATCAATTTAGAATAG
- a CDS encoding helix-turn-helix transcriptional regulator codes for MQDTLLPTIETFYDCVDDDFDYQRAINSLSRATDDTGFMFSASWPLLGNRPPLGYVNIPDGTINALVKGGFNNESHELFKNFFLIPELVPVLRRTYLSDQEHFKTRAYQETVKPWGLHSEGVSILRKNLSDGLACWFIRHPRQPEIDHDLLCRIAILNKHLARATGLQSRIDKVSEAVIRSNSALDLVDFGLVLYNNKNVPIFLNKLAQKICNTKDGISLTKDGISLDDFTANEELDTIFRKVTHRKMPSDARAGGVIRVPRPSGKQAYSIMVTPLLKKLNNELNNTTSALLIFDPSFKKSSALKLFTSSYGLTNAETRLAVELIQGRSLEEFAIKKQISIATARTQLSSIFAKTETSRQPELISLLLRSASGIHLD; via the coding sequence TTGCAGGACACATTGCTACCCACTATCGAAACATTTTACGACTGTGTAGATGATGATTTTGACTATCAAAGAGCAATTAACTCTCTAAGCCGTGCAACGGATGATACAGGCTTCATGTTCTCGGCTTCATGGCCACTTCTGGGTAATCGGCCGCCACTAGGTTACGTGAACATCCCAGATGGTACTATTAACGCTCTAGTCAAAGGTGGGTTTAACAATGAATCTCATGAACTGTTTAAGAATTTCTTCCTGATTCCAGAATTGGTGCCGGTCCTACGCAGAACTTATCTTTCCGACCAGGAGCACTTTAAAACTCGTGCTTACCAAGAAACAGTCAAGCCATGGGGGCTTCACTCGGAGGGCGTCAGTATTTTGAGAAAAAACTTGAGTGATGGTTTGGCCTGTTGGTTCATACGGCACCCAAGACAGCCTGAAATAGATCATGATTTACTCTGCCGAATAGCCATTCTGAACAAGCACCTCGCGAGAGCCACAGGACTGCAGAGTAGAATCGATAAAGTCAGTGAGGCCGTTATTCGATCAAATAGTGCGTTGGATCTGGTAGATTTTGGCTTAGTTCTTTACAATAATAAAAATGTTCCAATTTTTCTAAATAAACTAGCTCAAAAGATTTGCAACACGAAAGATGGTATAAGCTTAACCAAAGATGGAATATCCCTAGATGATTTCACGGCAAATGAAGAATTGGACACAATATTTAGAAAAGTAACACACCGCAAAATGCCATCAGATGCCCGAGCTGGCGGTGTTATTCGTGTGCCGCGCCCTTCTGGCAAGCAAGCTTACAGCATCATGGTTACGCCGCTTTTAAAAAAACTAAATAACGAGCTGAACAATACGACTTCTGCATTGTTGATTTTCGATCCATCATTTAAGAAAAGCTCCGCCTTAAAACTATTCACATCATCCTATGGCTTAACCAATGCAGAAACACGGCTGGCCGTAGAACTCATTCAGGGAAGAAGTTTAGAAGAATTCGCCATAAAAAAACAAATCAGCATTGCAACAGCACGAACACAGTTGAGTTCAATTTTTGCCAAAACTGAGACGTCGCGACAACCTGAGCTTATAAGTCTTCTCCTAAGGTCTGCCTCTGGAATACATCTCGATTAA
- a CDS encoding autotransporter outer membrane beta-barrel domain-containing protein, which produces MINCGAAITHLTARLYNGTALAAPSLVAASLMFSSINVYADQSVLSGSAVTTPILLADGETLTVEGGGVVDAPGDGVNDVTNLSTVYVNNAGAIAGGSYGINVLGSTLVFSNSGTITGTTIDGILATTISGMNSNAITGTGYGVGATSTITDLTNSGTITAIALNGVLAPTINSLTNSGSILGQIDGIQANILLGNLMNSGLISGTTGHGIEGAVVNDVMNSGSITGGDDGISANTITNLTNSGQILATNDGIDAVEITNLTNSGRIFGFDDGVEATTIDSLINSGTITGAGAGGIGVFSGTTISNLINSGAIEGSNYGVYAGDTLTSLTNSGTIYGGSVAGVRIFGGSGTSTITNSGTIEGASGISIHFDEPGDADILNLEPGSILIGDVHLDGVNDTVNFAAGLSTIVSLGGNEPGTASFSSPINFSNSTTRAQADVSTQSVMGDVLSGVTSSIGNGAQTRIDAASFGGVASGFGYGTEDNAPGKTGTYWVSGWGTASRSNGSSSFAATTHVAGGGLVGADWLDENGDLYGVYGGAGVGRIRVDVKNGQETDTNSFYGGLYGKRQMGEGAITLDLLTGWMNFDSRRIVDTATATAKYNGFFFAPTLGYEKDITLGEQQMLASASVGYSGLYLGGYSETGSAGNLTVASRNIHQLNARGELAWQKEIGSGSEHVTKIQPYLGLEGSVGFGGNNATATFLGATTTFKAANSNSVARGFVGAKFNTSVSENSSIFGRLEASYDTGSTAQIGGKIGFAVKF; this is translated from the coding sequence ATGATTAACTGCGGTGCAGCGATAACACATTTAACGGCGCGTCTTTACAACGGAACGGCATTGGCTGCGCCGTCTCTGGTTGCTGCTTCGCTTATGTTTTCGTCCATTAACGTTTATGCGGATCAATCTGTTTTATCAGGATCGGCTGTTACTACTCCAATATTGCTGGCCGATGGAGAAACACTTACTGTTGAGGGGGGCGGCGTAGTTGATGCTCCTGGTGACGGTGTTAATGATGTAACCAATCTTAGCACGGTTTATGTTAACAATGCCGGCGCTATAGCTGGGGGTAGCTATGGTATTAATGTGCTGGGTTCAACGCTAGTATTCTCAAACAGCGGCACGATTACTGGGACTACAATAGATGGTATTCTTGCTACGACAATCAGTGGAATGAATAGCAACGCCATTACAGGGACAGGTTATGGTGTTGGCGCTACATCCACAATCACCGATCTAACCAATAGCGGCACGATTACAGCAATTGCGCTTAATGGTGTTTTAGCCCCCACGATCAACAGCCTTACGAATAGTGGCTCAATTTTAGGCCAAATCGATGGTATTCAGGCTAATATACTTCTTGGTAATTTGATGAATAGTGGCCTGATTAGTGGAACAACCGGCCACGGTATTGAAGGCGCTGTGGTCAATGATGTGATGAATAGCGGTTCGATAACGGGTGGTGATGATGGTATTTCTGCTAATACAATTACGAATCTCACGAACAGTGGTCAGATCCTTGCGACAAATGATGGTATCGATGCCGTCGAGATCACTAATCTTACTAATAGTGGTCGAATTTTTGGTTTTGACGATGGCGTAGAAGCGACCACGATCGATAGCCTAATTAATAGTGGCACGATTACTGGCGCTGGCGCTGGCGGTATTGGTGTATTTAGTGGAACAACAATTTCTAACTTGATCAATAGTGGTGCGATTGAGGGTTCGAATTACGGTGTATATGCCGGCGATACACTTACCAGTCTTACCAATAGCGGTACGATTTATGGCGGCTCAGTTGCCGGGGTTCGTATTTTCGGTGGATCCGGAACTTCCACAATCACAAATTCGGGAACGATTGAGGGGGCGAGCGGTATATCAATCCACTTCGATGAACCGGGGGATGCGGACATACTTAATCTTGAGCCGGGCTCAATCCTGATTGGTGATGTTCATTTGGATGGTGTTAACGACACCGTCAATTTTGCTGCTGGTCTAAGCACGATTGTTAGTTTGGGTGGCAACGAGCCGGGCACAGCTAGTTTCTCTTCTCCCATCAACTTCTCTAATTCGACTACGCGCGCGCAAGCAGATGTGTCCACTCAAAGCGTGATGGGTGATGTTTTGTCAGGTGTTACTAGTAGCATTGGTAATGGCGCACAAACACGGATTGATGCCGCTTCTTTTGGTGGAGTGGCAAGCGGCTTTGGTTATGGCACTGAAGATAATGCACCGGGTAAAACCGGAACCTATTGGGTGAGCGGTTGGGGAACTGCATCGCGCTCAAATGGTTCATCATCTTTTGCAGCTACAACACATGTTGCTGGCGGCGGTCTTGTGGGGGCAGACTGGCTTGATGAAAACGGTGATTTATATGGCGTCTATGGTGGTGCAGGTGTAGGCCGCATCAGAGTTGATGTTAAAAACGGCCAGGAAACAGATACCAACAGTTTTTATGGTGGTCTCTATGGCAAACGTCAGATGGGTGAGGGGGCAATTACTCTTGATCTGCTCACCGGTTGGATGAATTTTGATTCACGTCGCATTGTTGACACGGCAACCGCTACAGCAAAGTATAATGGTTTTTTCTTTGCGCCAACACTTGGCTATGAAAAAGACATCACCTTGGGTGAACAGCAAATGCTGGCTTCTGCGTCTGTTGGCTATTCTGGTCTTTATCTGGGTGGTTATAGCGAAACAGGTTCTGCGGGCAATCTAACTGTTGCGTCTCGCAATATCCATCAACTTAATGCACGTGGTGAACTTGCCTGGCAAAAGGAAATTGGTTCAGGGTCTGAACATGTAACCAAAATCCAGCCCTATTTGGGTCTTGAGGGTTCTGTCGGGTTTGGGGGCAACAATGCAACTGCAACTTTCCTCGGTGCTACGACAACCTTTAAGGCAGCCAACAGCAACTCTGTTGCGCGTGGATTCGTTGGTGCAAAGTTCAACACATCCGTGAGTGAAAACAGCTCGATCTTCGGTCGATTGGAGGCGTCTTATGACACAGGCAGCACGGCCCAAATTGGTGGCAAAATAGGCTTCGCTGTTAAGTTCTAA